Proteins encoded within one genomic window of Bombus vancouverensis nearcticus chromosome 4, iyBomVanc1_principal, whole genome shotgun sequence:
- the Lap1 gene encoding leucine rich repeat containing protein 7 lap1 isoform X6: MGSAWWQCAACLRTQEEDICELHLNNCNLYDVPPDVFIYERTLEKLYLDANRIKDLPRPLFQCHELRVLSLSDNEVTTLPPAIASLINLEYLDLSKNSIKELPDSIKECKNLRSIDISVNPFERFPDAITHIVGLRELYINDAYIEYLPANFGRLSALKTLELRENNLMTLPKSMSRLINLQRLDIGNNDFTELPEVVGDLINLTELWIDGNDIRRVPLNINQLYRLNHFDCTMNAIHIIPSEVEGWRDISIMHLSSNEIYQLPDSLCYLRTIVTLKVDDNQLNALPNDIGQMSSLEELIVTKNFLEYLPSSIGLLRKLHCLNVDNNYLRCLPPEIGSCTALSLLSLRSNNLTRVPPELGHLSSLKVLNLVNNCIKFLPVSMLNLSNLKALWLSDNQSQPLVPLQQEFNCEEDMMVLSCFMLPQKPRQELEQVTPAVGLISSSIVGTGKRICFAAEVESEIPRQLHRAPTPYPKELRNLARHARNLHHQSAHDQRMHLEQETMIKEAIIATTTLDLTSKSGTCLSQSLFNKDSHSSLSPIEHYTSKACKNNSSMDIGTEQSVSEESSDEANKTVLAKEKSPDIREAKYIRNPTSEYLSKTPTVADYVNSTWKPDEYSKANTAKIVESDKFIEPYKTMPIAANNKNTDHVQVSKVNEVPPVPPPYHIAAAFSKKAALFQQLNQSAPLDSSTMAPPPIDMNISNSKISQGMEIQNYDGEPFKVEEHLYNDKFVLNNTDMTNTSSNDGNINSFSGTDQHTLTDSIDPAAQSLEGDRSLKPSRIPILKTKHLESTNSISNSDLSNKCTNSSVEDYEASKILNASCIPTSPITGKKYRSPLSMQPKVSDRPKKIINGSVSNNNTSCDNLSINAINSSPVTNSNMEGISKTSSIETTNTNSSINIKNETSSGRSTPILANNKFLNEVTNSNIDNYKVAGLNESLHSERKPRFKWMFGPHKNANVLPVQVKKNPGLGFSIAGGVAGAETFYLS, encoded by the exons ATGGGTAGTGCTTGGTGGCAGTGTGCTGCATGTTTGAGAACACAAGAAGAAGATATCTGCGAGTTGCATTTGAATAATTGTAATCTTTATGATGTACCACCTGACGTGTTCATTTATGAAAGGACATTAGAGAAATTGTATCTTGATGCCAATAgg ATAAAGGATCTTCCAAGGCCACTGTTTCAGTGCCATGAATTACGAGTACTTTCTCTCAGTGATAATGAAGTCACAACATTACCACCCGCCATAGCATCATTAATTaacttggaatatttagacCTCAGTAAAAATA gTATTAAAGAGCTACCAGATAGTATAAAAGAGTGTAAAAATCTTCGTTCTATAGATATCAGTGTTAATCCATTTGAACGTTTCCCTGATGCTATTACACATATTGTTGGATTAAGAGAATTGTATATAAATGATgcatatatagaatatttaccAGCAAATTTTGGAAGACTTTCAGCTTTGAAAACATTAGAACTTAGGGAAAATAACTTGATGACATTACCAAAGAGTATGAGCCGTTTAATAAATTTGCAAAGACTTGATATTGGTAATAATGATTTCACTGAATTG cCTGAAGTTGTTGGGGATCTTATCAATCTCACTGAATTGTGGATAGATGGTAATGATATTAGACGTGTACCACTCAACATTAATCAGCTTTACCGTTTAAATCATTTTGACTGTACAATGAATGCAAttcatattataccatcagaaGTAGAAGGATGGAGAGATATTTCGATTATGCATCTTTCATCAAATGAAATTTATCAGTTACCAGATTCCCTTTGTTATCTACGTACAATTGTGACTCTTAAAGTTGATGACAATCAATTGAATGCACTGCCAAATGACATTGGACAAATGTCAAGCTTAGAGGAGCTTATAGTTACTAAGAACTTCCTTGAATATTTGCCATCATCAATAGGACTTTTGCGAAAATTACATTGTTTAAATGTAGACAATAATTACTTGAGGTGCCTTCCACCAGAGATTGGAAGTTGCACAGCATTATCATTGCTATCATTGAGGTCGAACAATCTAACTCGAGTTCCACCTGAATTGGGACATCTATCCTCTTTAAAAGTACTCAATCTTGTAAACAATTGCATCAAATTTTTGCCTGTTTCTATGTTGAATTTGAGTAATTTGAAAGCATTATGGCTGAGCGACAATCAAAGTCAACCATTAGTGCCATTGCAGCAGGAATTCAATTGTGAAGAGGACATGATGGTGTTAAGTTGCTTTATGCTTCCACAAAAACCGCGGCAAGAACTTGAAC AAGTAACACCAGCTGTAGGATTAATTTCAAGTTCGATTGTTGGTACTGGAAAAAGAATATGTTTTGCTGCTGAGGTAGAATCTGAAATCCCTAGACAACTTCATCGAGCACCGACTCCCTACCCTAAAGAGCTGCGCAACCTTGCTAGGCATGCCCGAAATTTGCATCATCAATCAGCGCATGATCAAAGA ATGCATTTAGAACAGGAGACTATGATCAAAGAAGCTATTATTGCTACAACTACTCTGGACCTTACCTCAAAATCTGGGACCTGTCTTTCACAAAGTTTATTTAATAAG GATTCACACTCATCGTTATCACCAATTGAACATTATACATCAAAGGCATGCAAGAATAATAGTTCTATGGATATTGGAACAGAGCAATCTGTTTCAGAAGAATCTTCCGATGAAGCAAACAAGACCGTACTTGCAAAAGAAAAAAGTCCGGATATCCGAGAAGCAAAATATATTCGCAATCCCACGTCTGAGTATCTTTCTAAAACTCCAACAGTAGCAGATTATGTAAATTCTACTTGGAAACCGGATGAGTACTCGAAGGCAAACACAGCAAAAATTGTTGAATCAGACAAATTTATTGAACCCTATAAGACTATGCCTATTGCCGCGAACAACAAAAATACCGATCATGTTCAAGTGTCGAAAGTAAATGAAGTTCCACCCGTCCCGCCACCGTACCATATTGCAGCCGCATTTTCAAAAAAGGCGGCACTTTTTCAGCAATTGAATCAAT CAGCTCCATTAGACTCGTCAACGATGGCTCCTCCACCAATTGATATGAACATATCAAATTCGAAAATATCGCAGGGAATGGAAATACAAAATTATGATGGAGAACCATTTAAAGTTGAAGAGCATTTATACAATGACAAATTTGTGTTGAATAATACAGATATGACAAACACCTCAAGTAACGATGGAAATATAAACTCTTTTAGTGGCACCGATCAACACACGTTAACGGATTCGATCGATCCAGCAGCACAGTCATTAGAAGGAGATCGATCGTTAAAACCAAGTAGAATTCCTATTTTAAAGACGAAACATTTGGAAAGTACGAATTCTATTTCAAATAGCGATCTATCGAACAAATGTACAAATTCTTCTGTTGAAGACTATGAAGCTTCAAAGATATTGAACGCATCGTGTATACCAACATCTCCTATAACTGGGAAAAAATATCGAAGTCCGCTATCTATGCAACCTAAAGTTTCGGATCGACCAAAAAAGATAATAAACGGATctgtttcaaataataatacttccTGTGATAATTTATCCATAAATGCAATAAACTCGAGTCCAGTTACAAATTCAAATATGGAAggaatttcaaaaacttcatcTATCGAAACGACGAATACGAACAGTTCGATCaacataaaaaatgaaactagcTCTGGTCGAAGTACTCCAATTCTagcgaataataaatttttaaatgagGTGACCAATTCTAACATTGATAATTATAAAGTTGCTGGACTGAATGAGTCATTACATTCAGAAAGAAAACCAAGATTTAAATGGATGTTTGGGCCGCACAAAAATGCTAACGTA TTGCCTGTTCAAGTGAAAAAAAATCCAGGTCTTGGTTTCAGCATTGCTGGTGGAGTGGCAGGCGCAGAAACc TTTTACTTATCCTAG
- the Lap1 gene encoding leucine rich repeat containing protein 7 lap1 isoform X4 — protein sequence MGSAWWQCAACLRTQEEDICELHLNNCNLYDVPPDVFIYERTLEKLYLDANRIKDLPRPLFQCHELRVLSLSDNEVTTLPPAIASLINLEYLDLSKNSIKELPDSIKECKNLRSIDISVNPFERFPDAITHIVGLRELYINDAYIEYLPANFGRLSALKTLELRENNLMTLPKSMSRLINLQRLDIGNNDFTELPEVVGDLINLTELWIDGNDIRRVPLNINQLYRLNHFDCTMNAIHIIPSEVEGWRDISIMHLSSNEIYQLPDSLCYLRTIVTLKVDDNQLNALPNDIGQMSSLEELIVTKNFLEYLPSSIGLLRKLHCLNVDNNYLRCLPPEIGSCTALSLLSLRSNNLTRVPPELGHLSSLKVLNLVNNCIKFLPVSMLNLSNLKALWLSDNQSQPLVPLQQEFNCEEDMMVLSCFMLPQKPRQELEQVTPAVGLISSSIVGTGKRICFAAEVESEIPRQLHRAPTPYPKELRNLARHARNLHHQSAHDQRDSHSSLSPIEHYTSKACKNNSSMDIGTEQSVSEESSDEANKTVLAKEKSPDIREAKYIRNPTSEYLSKTPTVADYVNSTWKPDEYSKANTAKIVESDKFIEPYKTMPIAANNKNTDHVQVSKVNEVPPVPPPYHIAAAFSKKAALFQQLNQSAPLDSSTMAPPPIDMNISNSKISQGMEIQNYDGEPFKVEEHLYNDKFVLNNTDMTNTSSNDGNINSFSGTDQHTLTDSIDPAAQSLEGDRSLKPSRIPILKTKHLESTNSISNSDLSNKCTNSSVEDYEASKILNASCIPTSPITGKKYRSPLSMQPKVSDRPKKIINGSVSNNNTSCDNLSINAINSSPVTNSNMEGISKTSSIETTNTNSSINIKNETSSGRSTPILANNKFLNEVTNSNIDNYKVAGLNESLHSERKPRFKWMFGPHKNANVLPVQVKKNPGLGFSIAGGVAGAETGIIVTKVNPDGPAQGTLRPGDKILEVDGIDFTKSDHNNAVAVLRATGAVVSMMISRHQ from the exons ATGGGTAGTGCTTGGTGGCAGTGTGCTGCATGTTTGAGAACACAAGAAGAAGATATCTGCGAGTTGCATTTGAATAATTGTAATCTTTATGATGTACCACCTGACGTGTTCATTTATGAAAGGACATTAGAGAAATTGTATCTTGATGCCAATAgg ATAAAGGATCTTCCAAGGCCACTGTTTCAGTGCCATGAATTACGAGTACTTTCTCTCAGTGATAATGAAGTCACAACATTACCACCCGCCATAGCATCATTAATTaacttggaatatttagacCTCAGTAAAAATA gTATTAAAGAGCTACCAGATAGTATAAAAGAGTGTAAAAATCTTCGTTCTATAGATATCAGTGTTAATCCATTTGAACGTTTCCCTGATGCTATTACACATATTGTTGGATTAAGAGAATTGTATATAAATGATgcatatatagaatatttaccAGCAAATTTTGGAAGACTTTCAGCTTTGAAAACATTAGAACTTAGGGAAAATAACTTGATGACATTACCAAAGAGTATGAGCCGTTTAATAAATTTGCAAAGACTTGATATTGGTAATAATGATTTCACTGAATTG cCTGAAGTTGTTGGGGATCTTATCAATCTCACTGAATTGTGGATAGATGGTAATGATATTAGACGTGTACCACTCAACATTAATCAGCTTTACCGTTTAAATCATTTTGACTGTACAATGAATGCAAttcatattataccatcagaaGTAGAAGGATGGAGAGATATTTCGATTATGCATCTTTCATCAAATGAAATTTATCAGTTACCAGATTCCCTTTGTTATCTACGTACAATTGTGACTCTTAAAGTTGATGACAATCAATTGAATGCACTGCCAAATGACATTGGACAAATGTCAAGCTTAGAGGAGCTTATAGTTACTAAGAACTTCCTTGAATATTTGCCATCATCAATAGGACTTTTGCGAAAATTACATTGTTTAAATGTAGACAATAATTACTTGAGGTGCCTTCCACCAGAGATTGGAAGTTGCACAGCATTATCATTGCTATCATTGAGGTCGAACAATCTAACTCGAGTTCCACCTGAATTGGGACATCTATCCTCTTTAAAAGTACTCAATCTTGTAAACAATTGCATCAAATTTTTGCCTGTTTCTATGTTGAATTTGAGTAATTTGAAAGCATTATGGCTGAGCGACAATCAAAGTCAACCATTAGTGCCATTGCAGCAGGAATTCAATTGTGAAGAGGACATGATGGTGTTAAGTTGCTTTATGCTTCCACAAAAACCGCGGCAAGAACTTGAAC AAGTAACACCAGCTGTAGGATTAATTTCAAGTTCGATTGTTGGTACTGGAAAAAGAATATGTTTTGCTGCTGAGGTAGAATCTGAAATCCCTAGACAACTTCATCGAGCACCGACTCCCTACCCTAAAGAGCTGCGCAACCTTGCTAGGCATGCCCGAAATTTGCATCATCAATCAGCGCATGATCAAAGA GATTCACACTCATCGTTATCACCAATTGAACATTATACATCAAAGGCATGCAAGAATAATAGTTCTATGGATATTGGAACAGAGCAATCTGTTTCAGAAGAATCTTCCGATGAAGCAAACAAGACCGTACTTGCAAAAGAAAAAAGTCCGGATATCCGAGAAGCAAAATATATTCGCAATCCCACGTCTGAGTATCTTTCTAAAACTCCAACAGTAGCAGATTATGTAAATTCTACTTGGAAACCGGATGAGTACTCGAAGGCAAACACAGCAAAAATTGTTGAATCAGACAAATTTATTGAACCCTATAAGACTATGCCTATTGCCGCGAACAACAAAAATACCGATCATGTTCAAGTGTCGAAAGTAAATGAAGTTCCACCCGTCCCGCCACCGTACCATATTGCAGCCGCATTTTCAAAAAAGGCGGCACTTTTTCAGCAATTGAATCAAT CAGCTCCATTAGACTCGTCAACGATGGCTCCTCCACCAATTGATATGAACATATCAAATTCGAAAATATCGCAGGGAATGGAAATACAAAATTATGATGGAGAACCATTTAAAGTTGAAGAGCATTTATACAATGACAAATTTGTGTTGAATAATACAGATATGACAAACACCTCAAGTAACGATGGAAATATAAACTCTTTTAGTGGCACCGATCAACACACGTTAACGGATTCGATCGATCCAGCAGCACAGTCATTAGAAGGAGATCGATCGTTAAAACCAAGTAGAATTCCTATTTTAAAGACGAAACATTTGGAAAGTACGAATTCTATTTCAAATAGCGATCTATCGAACAAATGTACAAATTCTTCTGTTGAAGACTATGAAGCTTCAAAGATATTGAACGCATCGTGTATACCAACATCTCCTATAACTGGGAAAAAATATCGAAGTCCGCTATCTATGCAACCTAAAGTTTCGGATCGACCAAAAAAGATAATAAACGGATctgtttcaaataataatacttccTGTGATAATTTATCCATAAATGCAATAAACTCGAGTCCAGTTACAAATTCAAATATGGAAggaatttcaaaaacttcatcTATCGAAACGACGAATACGAACAGTTCGATCaacataaaaaatgaaactagcTCTGGTCGAAGTACTCCAATTCTagcgaataataaatttttaaatgagGTGACCAATTCTAACATTGATAATTATAAAGTTGCTGGACTGAATGAGTCATTACATTCAGAAAGAAAACCAAGATTTAAATGGATGTTTGGGCCGCACAAAAATGCTAACGTA TTGCCTGTTCAAGTGAAAAAAAATCCAGGTCTTGGTTTCAGCATTGCTGGTGGAGTGGCAGGCGCAGAAACc GGAATAATTGTGACTAAAGTGAATCCAGATGGTCCAGCACAAGGTACCCTTCGACCAGGAGATAAGATCTTAGAAGTCGATGGTATAGATTTCACTAAATCTGATCATAACAATGCTGTCGCTGTCCTTCGAGCAACCGGAGCAGTAGTATCTATGATGATTAGTCGTCATCAATGA
- the Lap1 gene encoding leucine rich repeat containing protein 7 lap1 isoform X1, protein MGSAWWQCAACLRTQEEDICELHLNNCNLYDVPPDVFIYERTLEKLYLDANRIKDLPRPLFQCHELRVLSLSDNEVTTLPPAIASLINLEYLDLSKNSIKELPDSIKECKNLRSIDISVNPFERFPDAITHIVGLRELYINDAYIEYLPANFGRLSALKTLELRENNLMTLPKSMSRLINLQRLDIGNNDFTELPEVVGDLINLTELWIDGNDIRRVPLNINQLYRLNHFDCTMNAIHIIPSEVEGWRDISIMHLSSNEIYQLPDSLCYLRTIVTLKVDDNQLNALPNDIGQMSSLEELIVTKNFLEYLPSSIGLLRKLHCLNVDNNYLRCLPPEIGSCTALSLLSLRSNNLTRVPPELGHLSSLKVLNLVNNCIKFLPVSMLNLSNLKALWLSDNQSQPLVPLQQEFNCEEDMMVLSCFMLPQKPRQELEQVTPAVGLISSSIVGTGKRICFAAEVESEIPRQLHRAPTPYPKELRNLARHARNLHHQSAHDQRMHLEQETMIKEAIIATTTLDLTSKSGTCLSQSLFNKDSHSSLSPIEHYTSKACKNNSSMDIGTEQSVSEESSDEANKTVLAKEKSPDIREAKYIRNPTSEYLSKTPTVADYVNSTWKPDEYSKANTAKIVESDKFIEPYKTMPIAANNKNTDHVQVSKVNEVPPVPPPYHIAAAFSKKAALFQQLNQSAPLDSSTMAPPPIDMNISNSKISQGMEIQNYDGEPFKVEEHLYNDKFVLNNTDMTNTSSNDGNINSFSGTDQHTLTDSIDPAAQSLEGDRSLKPSRIPILKTKHLESTNSISNSDLSNKCTNSSVEDYEASKILNASCIPTSPITGKKYRSPLSMQPKVSDRPKKIINGSVSNNNTSCDNLSINAINSSPVTNSNMEGISKTSSIETTNTNSSINIKNETSSGRSTPILANNKFLNEVTNSNIDNYKVAGLNESLHSERKPRFKWMFGPHKNANVLPVQVKKNPGLGFSIAGGVAGAETGIIVTKVNPDGPAQGTLRPGDKILEVDGIDFTKSDHNNAVAVLRATGAVVSMMISRHQ, encoded by the exons ATGGGTAGTGCTTGGTGGCAGTGTGCTGCATGTTTGAGAACACAAGAAGAAGATATCTGCGAGTTGCATTTGAATAATTGTAATCTTTATGATGTACCACCTGACGTGTTCATTTATGAAAGGACATTAGAGAAATTGTATCTTGATGCCAATAgg ATAAAGGATCTTCCAAGGCCACTGTTTCAGTGCCATGAATTACGAGTACTTTCTCTCAGTGATAATGAAGTCACAACATTACCACCCGCCATAGCATCATTAATTaacttggaatatttagacCTCAGTAAAAATA gTATTAAAGAGCTACCAGATAGTATAAAAGAGTGTAAAAATCTTCGTTCTATAGATATCAGTGTTAATCCATTTGAACGTTTCCCTGATGCTATTACACATATTGTTGGATTAAGAGAATTGTATATAAATGATgcatatatagaatatttaccAGCAAATTTTGGAAGACTTTCAGCTTTGAAAACATTAGAACTTAGGGAAAATAACTTGATGACATTACCAAAGAGTATGAGCCGTTTAATAAATTTGCAAAGACTTGATATTGGTAATAATGATTTCACTGAATTG cCTGAAGTTGTTGGGGATCTTATCAATCTCACTGAATTGTGGATAGATGGTAATGATATTAGACGTGTACCACTCAACATTAATCAGCTTTACCGTTTAAATCATTTTGACTGTACAATGAATGCAAttcatattataccatcagaaGTAGAAGGATGGAGAGATATTTCGATTATGCATCTTTCATCAAATGAAATTTATCAGTTACCAGATTCCCTTTGTTATCTACGTACAATTGTGACTCTTAAAGTTGATGACAATCAATTGAATGCACTGCCAAATGACATTGGACAAATGTCAAGCTTAGAGGAGCTTATAGTTACTAAGAACTTCCTTGAATATTTGCCATCATCAATAGGACTTTTGCGAAAATTACATTGTTTAAATGTAGACAATAATTACTTGAGGTGCCTTCCACCAGAGATTGGAAGTTGCACAGCATTATCATTGCTATCATTGAGGTCGAACAATCTAACTCGAGTTCCACCTGAATTGGGACATCTATCCTCTTTAAAAGTACTCAATCTTGTAAACAATTGCATCAAATTTTTGCCTGTTTCTATGTTGAATTTGAGTAATTTGAAAGCATTATGGCTGAGCGACAATCAAAGTCAACCATTAGTGCCATTGCAGCAGGAATTCAATTGTGAAGAGGACATGATGGTGTTAAGTTGCTTTATGCTTCCACAAAAACCGCGGCAAGAACTTGAAC AAGTAACACCAGCTGTAGGATTAATTTCAAGTTCGATTGTTGGTACTGGAAAAAGAATATGTTTTGCTGCTGAGGTAGAATCTGAAATCCCTAGACAACTTCATCGAGCACCGACTCCCTACCCTAAAGAGCTGCGCAACCTTGCTAGGCATGCCCGAAATTTGCATCATCAATCAGCGCATGATCAAAGA ATGCATTTAGAACAGGAGACTATGATCAAAGAAGCTATTATTGCTACAACTACTCTGGACCTTACCTCAAAATCTGGGACCTGTCTTTCACAAAGTTTATTTAATAAG GATTCACACTCATCGTTATCACCAATTGAACATTATACATCAAAGGCATGCAAGAATAATAGTTCTATGGATATTGGAACAGAGCAATCTGTTTCAGAAGAATCTTCCGATGAAGCAAACAAGACCGTACTTGCAAAAGAAAAAAGTCCGGATATCCGAGAAGCAAAATATATTCGCAATCCCACGTCTGAGTATCTTTCTAAAACTCCAACAGTAGCAGATTATGTAAATTCTACTTGGAAACCGGATGAGTACTCGAAGGCAAACACAGCAAAAATTGTTGAATCAGACAAATTTATTGAACCCTATAAGACTATGCCTATTGCCGCGAACAACAAAAATACCGATCATGTTCAAGTGTCGAAAGTAAATGAAGTTCCACCCGTCCCGCCACCGTACCATATTGCAGCCGCATTTTCAAAAAAGGCGGCACTTTTTCAGCAATTGAATCAAT CAGCTCCATTAGACTCGTCAACGATGGCTCCTCCACCAATTGATATGAACATATCAAATTCGAAAATATCGCAGGGAATGGAAATACAAAATTATGATGGAGAACCATTTAAAGTTGAAGAGCATTTATACAATGACAAATTTGTGTTGAATAATACAGATATGACAAACACCTCAAGTAACGATGGAAATATAAACTCTTTTAGTGGCACCGATCAACACACGTTAACGGATTCGATCGATCCAGCAGCACAGTCATTAGAAGGAGATCGATCGTTAAAACCAAGTAGAATTCCTATTTTAAAGACGAAACATTTGGAAAGTACGAATTCTATTTCAAATAGCGATCTATCGAACAAATGTACAAATTCTTCTGTTGAAGACTATGAAGCTTCAAAGATATTGAACGCATCGTGTATACCAACATCTCCTATAACTGGGAAAAAATATCGAAGTCCGCTATCTATGCAACCTAAAGTTTCGGATCGACCAAAAAAGATAATAAACGGATctgtttcaaataataatacttccTGTGATAATTTATCCATAAATGCAATAAACTCGAGTCCAGTTACAAATTCAAATATGGAAggaatttcaaaaacttcatcTATCGAAACGACGAATACGAACAGTTCGATCaacataaaaaatgaaactagcTCTGGTCGAAGTACTCCAATTCTagcgaataataaatttttaaatgagGTGACCAATTCTAACATTGATAATTATAAAGTTGCTGGACTGAATGAGTCATTACATTCAGAAAGAAAACCAAGATTTAAATGGATGTTTGGGCCGCACAAAAATGCTAACGTA TTGCCTGTTCAAGTGAAAAAAAATCCAGGTCTTGGTTTCAGCATTGCTGGTGGAGTGGCAGGCGCAGAAACc GGAATAATTGTGACTAAAGTGAATCCAGATGGTCCAGCACAAGGTACCCTTCGACCAGGAGATAAGATCTTAGAAGTCGATGGTATAGATTTCACTAAATCTGATCATAACAATGCTGTCGCTGTCCTTCGAGCAACCGGAGCAGTAGTATCTATGATGATTAGTCGTCATCAATGA